The nucleotide sequence GAAGAACTTGCCGACTTGCGTGCCAATCGCCTGGAACTCGGGAATGGTCACCAACTGAATGCCGATATACGGCACCGGCTTAAGGGTTGGTTTAGTCGGATCGGCGACTTTCAGCGACTCCAATGTCACCTTGGCGAACGGTGCGGCCTTCATGTACTCCTCGCTGTAAGTCGAAGTGCGAGTACCCGGCGGCACGTTGGCGATACCGTCGGTCTTGGCCACCAGCGCGCTGTATTCCTTGGACGTAGCCCAGGCGCTGAAGGTCTTGGCGGCATCCTTGGCTTTGGAACTGGCAGGAATTGCCAGCGACCAGGAGTACATCCAGGAAGTGCCCTTGTCAGTTTTTTCGTGTGGGGCGAAGGTGAAACCGACATGTTCGGCGACCTTGCTCTGGGTCTTGTCGGTGACAAACGAGCCGGCGACGCTGGCGTCGACCCAAATTGCACATTTGCCGCTGTTGAACAGTGCCAGGTTTTCGTTGAAACCATTGCTGGAGGCGCCCGGTGGGCCGGATTTTTTCATGTTGGTGACGTAGAAATTCAGCGCGTCCTTCCATTCAGGCCCGTTGAACTCCGGTTGCCACTTTTCATCGAACCAGCGCGCACCGAAGCCGTTGGCCAAGGTGGTGATCAGCGCCATGTTCTCGCCCCAGCCAGCCTTGCCCCGCAGGCATAGGCCGTATTGTTCCTTGTTCTTGTCAGTCAGCTTCTCGGCGAACTCGCCGATCTGCGTCCAGGTCGGATGCTCGGGCATTGTCAGCCCCGCGTCCTTGAACAGGTCCGTGCGGTAATAGGTGATGGAGCTTTCGGCGTAGAACGGCAGGGCATACAGCGTGCCCTTGACGGAAAGGCCGTCACGTACCGAGGGGAAGACGTCTTCCAGGTCGTAGGACGCCGGCAGATCTTTCATCGGCTCCAGCCAACCCTTGGCGCCCCAGAGTGCGGCTTCGTACATGCCGATGGTCAGCACGTCGAACTGTCCGCCTTGGGTGGCGATGTCGGTGGTCAGACGCTGGCGCAGGACATTTTCTTCGAGTACCACCCAGTTCAACTTGATTTCGGGATGCTCGGCCTCGAAGGTTTTCGAGAGCTTTTGCATGCGAATCATGTCGCTGTTGTTGACCGTGGCAATGGTCAACGTTTGCGCGCCAAGGCTGACAGCGCTGAGGGTCATGCAGGTACAGGCAAGCAGTGCTTTTACTGGGAAATTCATCGCGCACTCCGTTTCTGCGCCCGGCGGCGACAGAAGGACAGTTATTGTTGTTGTGTCTTCCCTGACGACTGGAAGAGTGTGCGTTGATTACAGCCTTCTAAACACGCGGTGACAAATCCTTGGGAGCACTTGGACTGATACTTTTTTGCACTGCATGGACCCACAGCTGAATCGATTCCTTCGTACGCGATCTTGAACTGCACCCAGCAAGCGTAAGGTGCTAACTCTCCCGTAGGCCATTTCTCGCTTGCTCGGTAAGGTTCAGGCCAGGTTTTGCTCGGTCAGGCGTTGCACCGCCAGCCGCCGGTAATGGGAAGGCGTCATGCCTTTAAGCTGCTGAAAGCGTCGATTGAAGTTGGAGATATTGTTGAAGCCAGACTCAAAACACACGTCGGTGACGGCCTTGTCGCCATCGGCCAGCAACTCACAGGACTTGCTGATCCGCAGCCGATTGACGAACTCGATAAACGTCCGGCCGGTCGCTTGTTTGAATACTCGGGAGAAATAGGTGGGCTTCATGCCCAGGTAATCCGCCACCTCTTCCAAGGGCAGTTCACGGGCGTAGTGGGCGAAGATGTAATCCACCGCGCGGTTGGTGCGGTCGACGCTGTGTTCATCCGCCAGCTGCGGCGTGGTGACGCCGGACAGCAACTGATAATCCTCGCAGGCGCTGAGCACTTCCAGCAAGATCAGAAAATGCCCAAGTCGCGCCACGCCCCTGGCGTCTTCGATGCGCTGCATCAACGTCATTGCCTGGGCGATGGTGTGCTTGCAACGGAACTCGATGCCGTACTTGGCCCGCTCCAGCAACGGCGCCAGGGCTTTGAGCTCGTTGAACACGGGATTTGCGCTGTCGAACAACTCGTCGGTGAAGTTCACCAGCATGTCGCGCTTGGGCACTACTTCATCCTCGGCCACCTGGCTGATCCAGTTATGGGGCAGGTTGGGGCCGGTGAGAAACAGGCTTTCGGGGTAGAAGTTACCGATGTAGTCACCAATAAACACTTTGCCGGAGCTGGCGACGATCAAGTGCAGTTCGTATTCCTTATGGAAATGCCAGCGCACCAGCGGGCAGGGGAAGCCGTGCTGGCGATAGATGATGGACAGACCGTTGTGATCGTCCATCAACTCGTAGGAAGGGTCGGTGATTCTCGCTGCTCGGGTCATCTTGCCGTCGCTTTTATCAGGGGCGCGCAAGCGATAATGCCCCCTTGCGCGTCACCTCGCCAGCGCTTGGGATTAAAGCGTGCGGTTTTTCGCCTCGATCCACTGCGCCATGTACTGAGTGCTTTTATGCAGATGGTGGCGCAGCATGCTGCCGGTGAAGTTGGCGCGACGCTGTTGACTCAGTTCGCTACGGCATTGTGTCAGGCGTCGCACCAATTCAGGCCCATGAAACGCGGGCGCATAGCGCTCGGCAAGCAGCTGGCGTCCGTTTTCCTGGGCTTGGGTCCAGGCTTGCCGGTCTTGATACAAGGTCACAGCGGCATCGGCCAGGACGCTGGCGCTCTGGCCGATCAGCCCCGGCCAAGGTTGCTCGTCCGTCATGCCTTCGGCACCGATGGGCGTGGTGATATTCGGGGTGCCACACAGCATGGCATCGGCCAGTTTGCCCTTGATCCCGGCTCCAAAGCGCAATGGCGCCAGACAGATCCTGGCCGCCGTCATTACTTGCAGGGCATCTTCGGCCCAGTTCATCACATGGAATCCTTGGGCAGGATTGTGCAGCGCCGTGGCCTTGGGCGGCGTGTAGGCGCCATAGACATGCAATTGGGCGCCGGGCAAGCGCTGGCGAATCAGCGGCCAGAGACTGTTCTTCATCCACAGCACGGCATCCCAGTTTGGCGCGTGGCGGAAATTCCCGATACTCAGAAAGTGCGCCCGTTCGTCATACGGCACGAAGGCTCGCGTGGGCGGCTCGATCAGTAACGGGCACCAGTGGAGCAGGGCGGGCGGCACATGGAACTGCTCGGTGAGCAGTCTGATCTCGACGTCGGAAATCATCAGGCTGATATCGCAACGATAGATGGCCGCGATCTCGCGCTTGGCCAGGTCGGTCCCGGCCATCAACTGGAACTCTTCATCCAGCGCCGGGGCAAACAGGGGCGTGAAGTCATCGGCATCCGGTTGCTGTTTCAAGTAGTCCTTGAGGCGTTGCTGACGCGCGTCTCGCAAGCTCTGCAGGTCAGAGGTTTCCAGCACGCGCAACGCCTGCGGGCAGTGCTTCTCCACGCGCCAACCAAATTGTTCTTCCATCATGAACCGGTCGAACAGCACGATATCCGGGGCCAGCTCGCGAATAAAATCGTCGAAACTGCTGCTATTGAGTTCGATGCTGCATTCGCGGATACCGAGCGCGGCCAAGTCGGCCTTGTGTTCGCCAATAGCGGCAGGGCTGCTGAAAGTAATGTCCCAATCTTGCGTAAGAAAAGTTTCGAGAATCTGCATCATATGCCCACCTGCGGCTGAGGACCGTGGCTCCGGCCATACATAACCGATGACCAGGACGCGCGTAACAGGTGGATTCTTCAACGACGGATTCCTTCAAGGGCAGGATGAAAACCGCGCAATTAAACCACAG is from Pseudomonas mucidolens and encodes:
- a CDS encoding ABC transporter substrate-binding protein; amino-acid sequence: MNFPVKALLACTCMTLSAVSLGAQTLTIATVNNSDMIRMQKLSKTFEAEHPEIKLNWVVLEENVLRQRLTTDIATQGGQFDVLTIGMYEAALWGAKGWLEPMKDLPASYDLEDVFPSVRDGLSVKGTLYALPFYAESSITYYRTDLFKDAGLTMPEHPTWTQIGEFAEKLTDKNKEQYGLCLRGKAGWGENMALITTLANGFGARWFDEKWQPEFNGPEWKDALNFYVTNMKKSGPPGASSNGFNENLALFNSGKCAIWVDASVAGSFVTDKTQSKVAEHVGFTFAPHEKTDKGTSWMYSWSLAIPASSKAKDAAKTFSAWATSKEYSALVAKTDGIANVPPGTRTSTYSEEYMKAAPFAKVTLESLKVADPTKPTLKPVPYIGIQLVTIPEFQAIGTQVGKFFAGALTGQQSVDQALAAAQNTTEREMKRAGYPK
- a CDS encoding AraC family transcriptional regulator, giving the protein MTRAARITDPSYELMDDHNGLSIIYRQHGFPCPLVRWHFHKEYELHLIVASSGKVFIGDYIGNFYPESLFLTGPNLPHNWISQVAEDEVVPKRDMLVNFTDELFDSANPVFNELKALAPLLERAKYGIEFRCKHTIAQAMTLMQRIEDARGVARLGHFLILLEVLSACEDYQLLSGVTTPQLADEHSVDRTNRAVDYIFAHYARELPLEEVADYLGMKPTYFSRVFKQATGRTFIEFVNRLRISKSCELLADGDKAVTDVCFESGFNNISNFNRRFQQLKGMTPSHYRRLAVQRLTEQNLA
- a CDS encoding glycosyltransferase family 4 protein, whose protein sequence is MMQILETFLTQDWDITFSSPAAIGEHKADLAALGIRECSIELNSSSFDDFIRELAPDIVLFDRFMMEEQFGWRVEKHCPQALRVLETSDLQSLRDARQQRLKDYLKQQPDADDFTPLFAPALDEEFQLMAGTDLAKREIAAIYRCDISLMISDVEIRLLTEQFHVPPALLHWCPLLIEPPTRAFVPYDERAHFLSIGNFRHAPNWDAVLWMKNSLWPLIRQRLPGAQLHVYGAYTPPKATALHNPAQGFHVMNWAEDALQVMTAARICLAPLRFGAGIKGKLADAMLCGTPNITTPIGAEGMTDEQPWPGLIGQSASVLADAAVTLYQDRQAWTQAQENGRQLLAERYAPAFHGPELVRRLTQCRSELSQQRRANFTGSMLRHHLHKSTQYMAQWIEAKNRTL